AGGGCGGGTTCATCGCCAAGCGGATGGCACTGCTGGCGCCCGACCGCGTGACCGCGCTCGCGCTGCTGGGCACCTCGGGCACCGCGGAGGATCCGGAGGTGGCCGCCGGCTACCGGCAGGTGGTCGCCGCCTGGCGGGAACACGGTCCGACCCAGGAACTGCTCGACCTCACCGCCACGATCTGCCTGGGCCAGTACGACCCGACCGCGTGGCAGGCCAAGTGGCGGAGGCTGTCCGGAGACCACATCGACCGCGTGCTCACCCCACTGGTCGAGCGGGACGGCGTGCTCGACCGCGCGCCGGAGATCCACTGCCCGGCCCTGGTCCTGCACGGCTCGGCCGACGCCGCCTACCCCGTCGACCGGGCCCACGAGCTGGCCGAGGCCCTGCCGAACGCCGAACCGCCGGTGATCATCGACGGCGGCGCGCACTTCCTGAGCCTCACCGACGCAGGC
The DNA window shown above is from Nocardia sp. NBC_01730 and carries:
- a CDS encoding alpha/beta fold hydrolase, giving the protein MRKTLKVNDGQLVSYIDHGGTGPAVLLLHSYLMDAEMFAPQVESLGETFRLIAMDERGHGGTPADRPFTYWDVARDALGLLDELGVARCAVIGTSQGGFIAKRMALLAPDRVTALALLGTSGTAEDPEVAAGYRQVVAAWREHGPTQELLDLTATICLGQYDPTAWQAKWRRLSGDHIDRVLTPLVERDGVLDRAPEIHCPALVLHGSADAAYPVDRAHELAEALPNAEPPVIIDGGAHFLSLTDAGAVNPHLRAFLGKSRLA